In Methanosarcina barkeri MS, a single window of DNA contains:
- the oadA gene encoding sodium-extruding oxaloacetate decarboxylase subunit alpha, which produces MSVKITETILRDAHQSLLATRMRTRDMLEVVEQLDQIGYFSLEMWGGATFDSCIRYLNEDPWQRLRDIKKEMKDTYAQMLLRGQNLVGYRHYSDDVVEKFVTKSYQNGIDIFRIFDAVNDIRNMESSIKVAKGLGAHVQGTVCYTISPVHTVEKYVELAKQLEELECDSICIKDMAGLLSPNDATRIISSMKKEISIPISLHCHCTSGMAPMSYMAACEAGVDILDTALSPLAWGTSQPPTETVVAALKGTPYDTGLDLNDFEEVVKYFKILKEKYRGILDPISEQIDTNVLIYQIPGGMLSNLVSQLKEQNALDKYDAVLDEMPRVRKELGYPPLVTPTSQIVGTQSVLNVLMGERYKVIPKEVKDYVRGLYGRPPAPISPEIIGKVIGDEEPIHCRPADLLKPEYEKRKKEAEEMGIAKSEEDILTYILYPAIAPKFLKGEMEEEALAVVTPAPEVQQEHKVPTHFKVEVDEDIYDVRVEPVGGEVSISEASPKKSSAKSVKGAVSVSMQGMVLSLKVKVEDTVAEGDTIAVIEAMKMENAVHASHSGVVREIFVSEGDTVSPGDIIMSIE; this is translated from the coding sequence ATGAGTGTAAAAATTACCGAAACCATCCTCCGGGATGCACATCAATCTCTACTGGCAACCAGAATGCGGACAAGAGATATGCTCGAAGTGGTTGAACAACTGGACCAGATAGGGTATTTCTCCCTTGAAATGTGGGGAGGTGCCACCTTTGACAGCTGTATCCGCTACCTTAATGAAGATCCCTGGCAGCGCCTGAGGGATATCAAAAAAGAAATGAAAGACACCTACGCTCAGATGTTGCTAAGGGGACAGAACCTTGTAGGGTACAGGCACTATTCGGATGACGTAGTCGAGAAATTCGTTACTAAGTCTTACCAAAACGGAATTGACATTTTCCGGATTTTTGATGCTGTTAATGATATCCGGAACATGGAATCCTCTATCAAAGTGGCAAAAGGTCTTGGTGCTCACGTACAGGGTACGGTTTGCTATACCATAAGTCCGGTACATACCGTTGAGAAATACGTTGAACTTGCAAAACAGCTTGAAGAACTGGAGTGCGATTCCATCTGTATCAAAGATATGGCAGGCCTTCTTTCCCCAAATGATGCCACACGTATAATCAGTTCCATGAAAAAAGAAATCTCCATTCCGATTTCTCTGCACTGCCACTGCACTTCTGGAATGGCTCCAATGAGCTATATGGCAGCCTGTGAGGCAGGGGTCGATATTCTGGACACTGCACTTTCTCCACTGGCCTGGGGAACTTCTCAGCCTCCAACCGAAACAGTCGTAGCTGCCCTCAAAGGTACTCCTTACGATACTGGGCTGGACCTGAATGATTTTGAAGAAGTCGTTAAATATTTCAAAATATTAAAAGAGAAATACCGGGGCATACTTGACCCTATTTCCGAACAGATCGATACCAACGTACTCATCTACCAGATCCCTGGCGGGATGCTCTCTAACCTTGTATCTCAACTAAAAGAACAGAACGCTCTTGACAAATATGATGCTGTACTTGATGAAATGCCCAGGGTTAGAAAGGAGCTTGGATATCCGCCCCTTGTCACTCCTACAAGCCAGATCGTAGGCACCCAGTCGGTTCTTAACGTGCTAATGGGCGAACGCTATAAGGTTATTCCTAAAGAGGTTAAGGATTATGTGCGCGGCCTTTACGGGCGCCCTCCTGCTCCCATAAGCCCGGAAATAATCGGTAAGGTAATCGGGGACGAGGAACCTATTCACTGCCGTCCCGCCGATCTCCTCAAGCCTGAATACGAGAAAAGAAAGAAGGAAGCCGAAGAAATGGGTATTGCTAAATCTGAAGAAGACATACTTACCTATATTCTTTATCCGGCTATCGCTCCAAAATTCTTAAAAGGAGAAATGGAAGAAGAAGCTCTTGCAGTAGTTACCCCTGCTCCTGAAGTGCAGCAGGAACACAAAGTTCCAACTCATTTCAAGGTCGAAGTAGATGAAGACATTTATGATGTCCGGGTTGAACCTGTTGGTGGGGAAGTTTCCATATCTGAGGCTTCTCCCAAAAAGTCGAGTGCTAAGTCTGTTAAAGGAGCTGTGAGCGTCTCAATGCAGGGCATGGTTCTCTCTCTTAAGGTCAAGGTTGAAGATACTGTTGCAGAAGGCGATACAATCGCTGTCATTGAAGCTATGAAAATGGAAAACGCTGTTCATGCTTCCCATTCAGGTGTTGTGAGAGAGATTTTTGTTTCCGAAGGGGACACCGTATCTCCTGGTGACATAATCATGTCAATCGAATAA